The region GCAAGGGCGTTGATGCCGGTCGTTGCGCTCAGCGAAGTTGCCCGGACAATGACTGTTCGCAGCAAACCGGATTGGTTGCCGGTGTTCAGTCTGATATTGAGTGAATCGGAACCAGTAGAACTGGCCGTCGGTTGCCCATCCAGTGTCAGGCTGAACGTTGCCGACTGCGAGCTTTTGTAGCGTACCGGCAAAGGCGTATCGGCATCGACATAAAACTGTTTTTGATTCGGTGCTAACCGGGTCAGGTTAAAACTCGCGTCGTAAATGCTGACGAACAGGTCTTCCGTTTGTGCTTTCCCGTCCCCACTTTTCAGCAACAGGCCAAGTTTTCGAATGGGCGTTCCGGTCGGCACACCGAAGTAGGTGCGGGGTACCAGTTTAATCTGCCATTTATCCCCGCCCAAAGCGGTCATTTTACCCGGTGTAAATACCTTATTAAAATCAGTTTGGCCGGTGGGTTGAAACTCGAACGCATTTCCGCTCGCTGTCGACCCGGCCCCCGACCATAAATAAACATCGTCCTGTTTACCCAGCAGCCCCTTTGCCCGACTATCGGTTGACTTCGTCAGGTCGAAAATAAGGGTGATCTCGGCGTCGGCCGTGGGGAATGTTGGTTGGCTAGTAACGACCTGGCCAAAGGCCGGTGCCAGCAGAAAAATGAAAAGAAAAACCGTGTAGAAACGTGACCTCATAGCGTTGTTGATGAAATAAGTCACAAACATACAGGTTTATTCCTATTTTATGTAGGCTTTTAGGGCCTGATAGACCCGGTGCGTTGGCAAACCCATGACGGTGTAGAACGAGCCCTCAAGCCGCTCAATGCCCACCAGACCGATAAAGTCCTGCGCTCCATACGACCCTGCCTTATCGAATGGTTTACACTCCCGGATGTAATAGCTGATCTCATCGTCGGTGAGGCTGGCGAACTGAACGATGGTTTCATCCGTAAACGAGTGCATTTCGGGTTTGCCCTCCGATGAGGGTGCCAGAATGGCCACGCCTGTACGTACCCGGTGCGTTTGGCCGGAGAGCAGTCGAAGCATTCGGTGGGCATCAGCTTCGTCCTGCGGTTTATTCATAATCTGGTTATCCAGAATGACAACCGTATCTGCACAAAGAACAATCCGATTTGGCGCTTCGGCATCGTTCAGAAACTGCTCGGCTTTCTGGCGGGCGAGGTACTCGGCCACTTCATTGACGGGCATGGTATCGGGAAATAGCTCATCGGTGGGGCGCGTTTCGATCGTAAACGAAAAGCCCGCATCGGTCATGAGCTGTTTCCGGCGGGGTGAGCCGGAGGCCAGCAGCAAAGGATAACGTAAGGTTAACACAGGAGAAGAGATATAAAATGTATACTGTATGCCGTTAGAATATCTGGACTTAACGGTTGGCTACTCTACAGCCAGGGCTGGCAAATTTCGACTTATATTCGTAAATCATCATCTTACCGCTAATTTGGTTATTATTTACCAGTCTTAATTCATCATTAAATTGACTATCCGACCCGCTACCCCCGCCGACGCGGCTTTGCTGACCGAGTTATCCGCCATAACGATGCGCGAAGCCTTTGGGCCACCGCACAATCCTGCTGCCCTCGTTGAGGAATACATTCAGTCGGCCATTACGCAGCCCATACTTGAAGCTGAACTAGCAGACCCCCGTTCCACTTTCTTTTTGATGGTATCGTCTGACGATGTACCGATTGGTTTTGCAAAATTAAGAAGGCACACGCCACCCAGACGGATGAAATTACGTACTGCCATAGAAATACAGCGGATTTACCTGCTGGCGTCGCAAATAGGGCAGGGGCAGGGCCGGGCGTTACTGAACCATTGCCTCGACTGGGCCAGGGAACAGGGGTATCAGGCCGTTTGGCTGGGGGTTTGGGAGCGGAACGAACGGGCGCAGGCTTTTTATAAAAAGATGGGCTTCGAGCGGTTTGGCTTTCACTATTTTCAA is a window of Spirosoma linguale DSM 74 DNA encoding:
- a CDS encoding maf protein (TIGRFAM: maf protein~PFAM: Maf family protein~KEGG: bba:Bd0469 maf protein), with the translated sequence MTDAGFSFTIETRPTDELFPDTMPVNEVAEYLARQKAEQFLNDAEAPNRIVLCADTVVILDNQIMNKPQDEADAHRMLRLLSGQTHRVRTGVAILAPSSEGKPEMHSFTDETIVQFASLTDDEISYYIRECKPFDKAGSYGAQDFIGLVGIERLEGSFYTVMGLPTHRVYQALKAYIK
- a CDS encoding GCN5-related N-acetyltransferase (PFAM: GCN5-related N-acetyltransferase~KEGG: hypothetical protein); translation: MTIRPATPADAALLTELSAITMREAFGPPHNPAALVEEYIQSAITQPILEAELADPRSTFFLMVSSDDVPIGFAKLRRHTPPRRMKLRTAIEIQRIYLLASQIGQGQGRALLNHCLDWAREQGYQAVWLGVWERNERAQAFYKKMGFERFGFHYFQFGSERQRDYWLQKRLMVNS